From Lolium perenne isolate Kyuss_39 chromosome 5, Kyuss_2.0, whole genome shotgun sequence, a single genomic window includes:
- the LOC127299673 gene encoding transmembrane 9 superfamily member 1, protein MLPSSRGGGGGRTRLLLLLALAAVLSAASPRRASASESDHKFKEGDSVTLWVNKVGPYNNPQETYNYHSLPFCHPSENPGHKWGGLGEVLGGNELIDSQLDIKFLKNVEKRSICTLELDSKKIQQFSDAIESSYWFEFFIDDLPLWGFVGETDKNSENKHYLYTHKNILVKYNDNRIIHVNLTQESPKLLEAAKKLDMTYSVKWVPTDVSFARRFEVYLDYPFFEHQIHWFSIFNSFMMVIFLTGLVSMILMRTLRNDYAKYARDDDDLESLERDVNEESGWKLVHGDVFRPPRSLTFLSALVGIGTQLAALILLVIVLAIVGMLYVGRGAIITTFIVCYALTSFISGYVSAGLYSRNGGKNWIKAMILTASLFPFLHFTIGFALNTIAIFYGSLAAIPFGTMVVMFVLWAFISFPLVLLGTVVGRNWSGAPNNPCRVKTIPRPIPERKWYLTPSVISLMGGLLPFGSIFIEMYFVFTSFWNYKVYYVYGFMLLVFVILLIVTICVTIVGTYFLLNAENYHWQWTSFFSAASTALYVYLYSIYYYHVKTKMSGFFQTSFYFGYTMMFCLGLGILCGAIGYLGSTLFVRRIYRNIKCD, encoded by the exons ATGCTCCCCTcctcccgcggcggcggcggcggccgcacccgcctcctcctcctcctcgcgctcGCCGCCGTCCTCTCCGCCGCTTCACCGCGCCGCGCTTCCGCCTCAGAGTCCGACCACAAG TTCAAAGAGGGAGATTCAGTAACGCTATGGGTGAACAAAGTTGGGCCTTACAATAATCCTCAAGAAACTTACAATTATCACAGCCTTCCATTTTGTCACCCGTCCGAGAACCCTGGACATAAATGGGGCGGTCTTGGAGAGGTCCTGGGCGGAAATGAGCTGATTGATAGTCAGCTTGACATAAAGTTCTTGA AAAATGTGGAAAAGCGCTCCATTTGCACACTTGAACTGGATTCCAAAAAGATTCAACAATTTTCTGATGCCATTGAAAGCTCGTACTGGTTTGAATTTTTCATAG ATGATCTGCCTCTTTGGG GCTTTGTTGGTGAGACTGACAAAAACAGTGAAAACAAGCACTATCTTTACACCCACAAGAACATTCTTGTCAAATACAATGATAACAGA ATAATTCATGTCAATCTTACTCAAGAGTCGCCTAAGCTCCTTGAAGCTGCTAAAAAGTTGGACATGACATATTCAGTGAAGTGGGTACCAACTGATGTCTCATTTGCACGCCGTTTTGAAGTTTACCTCGATTATCCTTTCTTTGAACACCAG ATTCACTGGTTCTCCATTTTCAATTCTTTCATGATGGTTATTTTTCTCACTGGTTTGGTTTCAATGATATTGATGCGAACACTGAGAAATGATTATGCAAAATATGCTCGTGATGATGATGATCTGGAGTCACTG GAGAGGGATGTTAATGAGGAATCTGGATGGAAACTTGTCCATGGTGATGTATTTCGTCCTCCTAGAAGCTTGACATTTCTTTCTGCTCTTGTTGGTATCGGCACTCAGCTGGCAGCTCTTATCCTTCTTGTGATTGTATTGGCCATTGTTGGCATGTTATATGTTGG GCGAGGGGCTATCATCACAACCTTCATTGTGTGCTATGCTCTTACATCTTTCATTTCTGGATATGTTAGTGCTGGTCTCTACTCGAGGAATGGTG GTAAAAACTGGATAAAGGCTATGATCCTTACAGCATCCCTCTTTCCGTTCTTGCACTTCACAATTGGCTTTGCACTGAATACAATTGCAATCTTCTATGGATCATTAGCAGCAATACCATTTGGTACAATGGTTGTCATGTTTGTCCTTTGGGCTTTCATCTCTTTTCCCCTGGTGCTTTTGGGTACGGTCGTTGGTAGAAACTGGAGTGGGGCTCCTAACAATCCCTGCCGAGTAAAGACTATTCCACGCCCTATTCCTGAGAGGAAGTGGTACCTTACACCTTCTGTCATCTCATTGATGGGTGGGCTTCTTCCCTTTGGTAGCATCTTCATTGAGATGTACTTTGTGTTCACATCATTCTGGAACTACAAG GTGTATTATGTCTACGGCTTCATGTTGCTAGTCTTTGTCATTCTTCTGATAGTTACAATCTGTGTCACGATTGTTGGTACTTATTTCTTGCTGAACGCCGAGAACTACCATTGGCAATGGACTTCATTTTTCTCTGCTGCATCTACAGCGCTATATGTGTATCTGTACTCCATCTACTACTATCATGTGAAGACAAAGATGTCTGGCTTTTTCCAGACAAGTTTCTACTTTGGCTACACAATGATGTTCTGTCTTGGTCTAGGCATACTTTGCG GTGCTATTGGCTATCTAGGGTCAACTCTTTTTGTGAGGAGAATCTACAGAAACATCAAATGTGATTAA